The Breoghania sp. L-A4 sequence GCGGTGAAAGCCTGCGCCTTTCCGAGCTCAGCGGCGCCGTGCTCTTCTTCTATCCCAAGGACAACACCCCCGGCTGCACCAAGGAAGCCATTGCCTTCAGCCACCTGAAGGAGGACTTCGCCAAGGCCGGCGTGACCGTGATCGGGATCTCGCCCGACAGCGTCAAGAAGCACCAGAACTTCAAGGCCAAGCAGAACCTCACGGTGACGCTCGTCGCCGACGAAGAGAAGGCGGCGGCAGAGGCCTACGGGGTATGGATCGAAAAATCCCTCTATGGCCGCAAGTACATGGGGGTCGACCGCTCGACCTTCCTGATCGGCAAGGACGGGAAAATCGCCAGGATCTGGCGCAAGGTCAAGGTTCCCGGACACGCGGAAGCCGTGCTCGAGGCGGCCCAGGCCCTGTAGATGTCCATACGGCGCCCAAAACGCGCCCTGACCTTAGAAATTGTTAACCTTACCAAGGTCTAATTCGATCCATCGGGTACTGCGTCTGACGCAGGGTCCGTGACCTTCGAAAGACTGACCATCGGTAAGATGCACAAGAACACATCCGCACCCCCGTCCGGCACACGCAATGAGCCGCATCGCGTCTTCATCACGCGCGGTGAGCAGGTGCGCTGTTTCACCATCCGGCCATGGCTGATGGGAATTGCGCTGAGCGTCGTGACGGTGATCGCCGCAGGCTACCTCGCCGCCACCGGATATCTGATCTACCGCGACCAGCTCATAGAGACCGCCTCCGGCGTCAACGACGACGTGCGGACGGCCTACGAGGACCGCATTGCCGAGCTGCGTGTGCAAAACGACCGCATTACCAGCCGCCAGATCCTCGACCAGAAGGCCTATCAGGAAAAGATCCGGCTGCTTCTCGCCCGGCAGGAACATCTCGATGAACGCCAGGATCGGGTGACCGCGATCATCGACAAGGCGGCCAAGTCCGGCCTGGCGCTCGCCTTAGCGCCGCTCCCGTCGGCCAAACCGAGCCTTACCGCAACGCCCAAGGCAACCGCCATCTTGATTGATTCGCCCCAGCCCGCGCAGCCGGTTGCCGGGCTCGACGGTCTCGGAGGCGAAACATTGCTGCTGCACGATCGCGGCACCGGCCCGCTGGGCCTGCGCGGCAGCGTCTCAAACCACCTGCCTCCCGTTCCGGCGCCGGAACAACCGTCGTGGGCAACGGGAGACAGCGCCGCCGATCTTGCGGTCATGGACCAGGTCTCCTCGACACTGGGCACGATGGACCGTCAGACGATGGCCGTGCTTGACGCGATCGCCGTCTCGGCCGAACGGCGCATCGGCCGCATCGAGGACGTCACCGCTCCTCTCGGCATCGATCTGGCCGACACCGATGCACAGGCCTCGGGCGGCCCGTTCATTCCCTTCAACCCGGACAGTTTCGACGCGCGCGCTGAGCGCGCCGACCGCGCGATCGACCGGCTGGGCGCCCTGCGCCGCGCCATCGATACGCTGCCGCTGACACAGCCCGTGCCGCGCGCGCCGACGACAAGCCGCTACGGTCA is a genomic window containing:
- a CDS encoding peroxiredoxin yields the protein MDLVEGMMAPEFSLPTDSGESLRLSELSGAVLFFYPKDNTPGCTKEAIAFSHLKEDFAKAGVTVIGISPDSVKKHQNFKAKQNLTVTLVADEEKAAAEAYGVWIEKSLYGRKYMGVDRSTFLIGKDGKIARIWRKVKVPGHAEAVLEAAQAL
- a CDS encoding M23 family metallopeptidase → MTFERLTIGKMHKNTSAPPSGTRNEPHRVFITRGEQVRCFTIRPWLMGIALSVVTVIAAGYLAATGYLIYRDQLIETASGVNDDVRTAYEDRIAELRVQNDRITSRQILDQKAYQEKIRLLLARQEHLDERQDRVTAIIDKAAKSGLALALAPLPSAKPSLTATPKATAILIDSPQPAQPVAGLDGLGGETLLLHDRGTGPLGLRGSVSNHLPPVPAPEQPSWATGDSAADLAVMDQVSSTLGTMDRQTMAVLDAIAVSAERRIGRIEDVTAPLGIDLADTDAQASGGPFIPFNPDSFDARAERADRAIDRLGALRRAIDTLPLTQPVPRAPTTSRYGQRMDPFLGRAAMHTGIDFKAEYGSAVRATAAGTVVSAGRNGGYGLMVEIDHGNGLTTRYAHLSRIRVAKGTSVQAGKIVGSVGSSGRSTGPHLHYETRLHGAPRNPSTFLDVGTRLSAALQ